The sequence AAATAGCTatcttattatgttttatatattattagataacgtttagaattatttacaatcaataaattTCTTATATGGTAGTACGATGTGCAATATTTACTTTGCCCCAATTAAAACAATAAgcaatttcaaatcaaaattaaatttctattttgtaatataaaaattaaaaccgtCTTAAATCTTGACCAGCATAATATATCTAACCTGATACTTTGCAGAATAATTAGTACCACTTTACAATGAAAACTAAAAGTCAAGTTAGCATACAACTGATAGTtgataaaatcatattaattttgtacttcGAAATGTTAGtgaaccagtatagttataaatatcaaGTTCACAATCACTTTCCtgcttattttaagttttcacaTTAACCTGTGTAACCCACTTTGTGATGATGGCAACAGATCAGcattattacaaagtataatacaattattacatgGTAGTGACCGGTGTTGGCTTACCTGTATTATTTAGAGACACTGTAACTTAAGAAGAAActttgaagttaattttaaacCCACAAAACGATACACAAGAATGCCCACGTTaatgtataatgttatttttatcagACATCTCCATCAGATATCAATGTCACTTGTCTCACTTCTGCCATAACTGACTGATGTCGCTGATTGTGtataaattaatgcatttttttcGGTCGTTACACATTTATACAGAACAATTAAAAAGGttcttaattaaaaacaaataaataacagctCTATCACAGCTATAATCTATCTATAATAAACTGAGGCTGTTTTTGTAAACAGACTCCTCTATTATTTGGATTAATCAATATACGGTTTGGAAGATTCAGGAGTATAAAGAAAGGCCTTGGTTTGTAGTTATactaagtaatttataataactgttttaatttagaaaaaatactagtcagttttaaaatttagattttacctataatgatttcatatatattatttgtattctaaAACGGCTATAAATTCAGTACAATGCTATCGACAAgcaaaagaatacattttaattcagtTCCAATCTTATACAGCTGTATTTCAGTAGTAAACAACTCAACAATAAGCAAATAATGTATTACTTGATACAATATCAGAAAGTATATGGTAGGAAGCCGTAGCTTCGAACATAGTTTCCTGCTGAACAACAAACATCACAACTAACATCATAAGCTTATCGTTTTTTAATGACACACCAAACACCCATATCATAAGTGATGGTCAATGGAAGATATtctaatctcctgatccattttctaaaatttgactTTAGCAAGTAGTAAAtgcttgattttttttcaaatgaaagGTTTTTAATGGCCTGAAGGTACTGGTGGAGTAAATAGAATGTCTCTGCAACATTCCATGGTCTTTTATAGATTACTTGAGTTAAAATATACAGGCCAGTGTGGAGGAAAAACAAAGTGCGTTGTGTTTTTAATGGGTGCACTTACAATATAATATGAAAGGGTCATATctcgattttaaaacaaatttttttataatagtagcAGTTctggttaaaataaatgtactccGTCTCTAAagatatacagagtgttcagaaAAGGGTGCCGCAAACCACTGTTATGATATTAcgcatgattaaaaaaaaaagattattcgAACAAAGTTCGGAAAGTGTGTCATTTAGGcgaccattttgtattttattgaaacaaattattatttctcgaagtagtaaattacaatataaaaactgtCCACATATGCTATAACAAATAAGAGAACTCAAAAAATAACTGTgtaatttgctttaatattataaaaataaacaaagtgaaGAAACAAAACACCtactatagttattaaaaatgtataatataccaACTAATTTGCAATTTGTATTACCATTCCATCTGTTCTTTTTAACGGAATTCGTCAACGCATAAGAAAACAATCACTTTAGAAGTATGCTTCCACAATCCCGGAATGGACCTAAATTTTATTAGTTGAAAGGCATAAGCTGTTTTGCATTCGTTATAAGAAACATACAAGATATCAACTatgtttaaattcttataacaatataaatggtaCTTTTATCAACGAAATCCGTCAGcacataagtttaaatttttacaattcctTTCAAATTATAAATCTAGAAATTACTACGTTATTTTAGTTAGTGGTCATTTATATGTACAAACTGGCAGAACTCCTCGAAGCAACTATCTACATCCATCGATTAATGAGAGTACATTTTATGAGAACAAATCTAAACAAATAGATTATACTACACTGCGCAATGCCAtaataaaaatttggattaaGGGTCATTAAcgaattttatgaaataattattaactgaaaatatttcattagaaaTACAAAGTTCACATGTAAGAAACTGTAACATTCATTTGCAACTAACTGTTagtgtttataacaatattaggcattatataaaatgcataCTTCCCACATTTGAGTATGAGGTCAAGTTCACCTCACAATAAAGGTTAACTCCATACGCTTATGAATTATTGCTACATTTAATGCAATGCTAAGATTAACTTTATTGTAATTCAAGAGGCAGTAAAAactttaattggaaaataaaattgaaatgtgtGCCCTAACTGCAAGGCAGgttcaataatttcaatatatttaacaaactaatTCATCTGCTCAAGCCCAATCTGTTTGTGAAGAAGCTAAGGAAACATTCACCTAAACATCTTCAAAATAACTGATCATTAATGAAAAAAGGTCTCAAAAATCGCCCTAAATGATATTTTTGCTGTACTTGAGAACTGTGgactaaatgcaataaaaaataataatttatcatataattgtagCACTAGAAATATAGCTACTCAATGTTCAGAATTTTAGACCCAATGCCGTATACTCCGTATTAACTTTAAGAAGGATTAGGATTGTTTCTGCAATTTTAAAGTTAATCAGCAtatttgataacaaaaaaatttactgtaaatttactCGTTAAATATCAGTTGTGCCATAAACAAAAAGGACAACTTTAACTTTagtacatttagtacatttcttattattctttatttattaaaaaatatatttttaatttttgtagcctcttatatgaaataaattatacctGTAACTCACTATTGTGAAATTTGGAAATCTTATTTATGTATACCtacatacatacatgcatataTAGTTTTTAAGACCTGTTTCTTGCTTAACTTACCAATAAACCattccttgaaataaataaatgattagaACAATACTAAAACTAATAAGGACAACGAttaatttcttacttaattttttgtaaaaagtacaaGCATTCTTAATACGAAAATGTGTATTCTTCTATCGTTAAATAACTTAATGGtcttgttaataaaatactgaaaataagaaaaaattaattgaaatgatAAATTTCACCTAACAGTAATGAAGTAGTATTTTGAAGCTTACGGAAACTTAGTGTTTACACATCACGTGTACACAAAAGTATTGCTGACAGAATAGAATCAAGTTTTCTCAAAACGATAGGGAAATTTCTGGGTACCCGTTTCTTATCAAAAAATCACATGTGACTGCTTTACAAATTCGCTAAACGAATATTTTTTACCCAAATAAACTatactaaaatgtatttctatcCTCAGTGACTGAAGGTAATGACAGTCATAAAAACTCACTCAGGCTACGGTTTTAAATTACTGCCCCGCAGGCTGCTCgtaatagaaatatttgtttttctatatatttttatattgttgagtatgtttatatttaagcaTTTTGTTTTTAGACACATTTATTTATCATACAGTCATATTTACtagattaaagaatatttcatccCATTAGTTTTTTGCGTAAAAACATCGGATATATATCCGGGGAAAGTTACTATCAGAATTTCGTTACAGTTTTAAcgacttttataaaatatatatttgttttttttagtgaaGTAGGCCTTTTAAAAAAGGCAACTATAGTACCAGAAATACCATAGACAGGATAAACTACAACGGCCAAAGGCATACATTGTTTGACTAAAATAGACTTCTCTAACCTAAGTACGTGTATGTATTGTAGACAGAGACATGAACGCAAAATCAATCTCCGTTTCAAAATGACATGGAGCCCTATTATTCATTACGTCatgagtgtgttaactgaaaaagTAAGAACTTCGACTTTAGCATCTGCCAAATCTCAACGATGACATAAATTGTTTGAATACTTTAATTGTTACTCAAGTAGTCTAATAACATGAAATATCTCCAACATTAGAGCTATTTTTGGTACTTATAAAAATCGTTTCACTCTCCGACGAATCTCAAAACACTGGTTTTTAAAAGAAAGTCTAAAATAAATCCCAAGAAAAGTGTTCAGTGATAATCACCTAACACAAAAATTAGTTTAGAATGTCGTTTAAACGGAATATGCCCACGATGTTTTTCTGTAAGCGATTGCCGCAGGtaacagtatttatattaaataaggtTGCATGGAACGAAGAAAAATATTCCACAACATTCCTAAGAATTAAATCTGTATCAgacattattaaataagaaaaatgagTAATATGTGATAAAAgacatttagtttttaatcaaagaaagggtttaataataagtgtaaacATGTCATATATCAGGTATAAGACAAGACGTCTCCCCCTCCCCCTGTCCTGTGTTTTCTGCTATTTTCCTTGTCCATAACATTTTCTGTGCGTTCCTGAGATTCAATGATCTCTGGTCCTGATGTGGCAATCTTCTCTTCGTTATCTCCCTCGGGTTTCATTATTACTCCTACTTGTACTTCTCCCCCTCCATAACCCTTTTGTTTCTCTGTTACTGTGTCGGTGACCTCATTAGGACATGATTTATAGTGCTTATCAATACTAGGAGCTCTCGGTActatattttgttctttattggTCAGAATATCACATAGCGATTTTCTATCATTTAAGTGATTTGCTAGATCAGTAGATATCTCTTCTGATTCACATTGACCGAATACATCAGATAACTGTTTACTTTCTCTTGTTTCTTCAGGACTGTCACAATGTATCCCCTCCCTTCCACCCACCATGTTAGTGGTCTGCTCCGCAAATAACCTTGACAGTTGCGTGTTCTCGACCACCAGGAGCGCCACCTTCTCCTCGTACCTTGCTCGCAGATCGTTGAACATCTCCATTTGACAATGGTACTGTGCCTTAATGTCTTCATTCAACCTGTGACCAATAACATTCATGTAACTGTTTATTCTTTCTTATATACTGATGGTTTATGTGTCTTAAAAcgtttattatagtataaaaagttaatgtgtatACCTGAAAACGAGTACATATTagagttaacatttttattaaagtattttctcCCTCCGGAATATCTGCAAGTGTTACTCTACTAATGCATAATGAGTGTCTAAAATCGAGAGACGAGTAGACGTCAGTTTAAACAAACAGAGGGAAATCTTAAACAGCCAGAGGAAGCAATTTTGAGAAATGAagaactttattgttttaaatataaatagtttaaacattaCATGGACTATTGTATGAGACAATAGGGCTACTCAGATACAATAAGAACTCATAGATGCAGATCAACTGATGCATAAGTAATACACCTGTGACGTAGATGACTAGTATGAAAACATGATTGTATATTTTGCCGTTGTTACTATAAAAAAACATGGTTGACACCTTTCATGCCCTATCACGTGTTTTAGTCTAGCGTTTGTTGATTATGAACGTGATGGGaaaagtatacttttttaaatcaacTATTTCTTCTGGCTGCTTGTCACGCAGTAAATAATGGTTAGAAAGTCCTATacgtgtttatattttttgtattttcaaacacAAGTCATGAATGTCTGAACATTTTCTACACGTACGCTGAATATAGCATAACAATATGCGCGTTGTAAGTGTAACGTGACTAGAACATATATACATAGAGATTAAGCGTTACCAGGTTGTATGTAATATACACGTAATATATTGTAGATTGTTGTCTGGGCATTGTGTCACGTGACGTCTGCTAATTTTGCCTCTTGATGACGTGAATTCACGCATATTACACTTGGGTAGTGAAGAGATAGAAATTCGAAACTTCACTGTAATTTTCCAAGACTGATTAATACTGTTTGAATGGGGAAATTCCAAATAGTAAAGTAACTAATGTTGCAAGGGCTGTAAAGGGTCGTTCGTACATCTCTATCACAAGTCGTAACAAGTCGTGTAAAACACATGGATGATAATTGTTGGTATCAGTACTGGTCGTACACCTATTTATATCAACCCCttcgttttctttaattttacttgcaatataaagaaactaaaacaaaatagaaGGTTctctatttttaattgtatacagGTCACGCATACTTTCATTGTTTGAGTGGTTTTTAAATACAACCATTTCCTTTcatcttttatttattctaagaatataatctattgataattattttagacTGAACTGCTCAAAATGAATATATCATCCAGAAGAAATGTATGAAGTAACTTCCGATCAGTTTACAGCTTGAGCTTGACTAAAAATTACTGGAAGCAACAGATCAGGTCTCCCCGAAAAATGAACCATCCTAGCGCTATAGATTCAAAATTTCGTCATGATcatataatatgaattaattcCAGTGCATCAATTATAGTTAAGGCAGTACTGTGGCCTAAAATACCGTATTAATAGTAGgagtaattaaaagttaaaatactataattcaaaagaaataacTGTTCAATTGACAATATTGCGTTAGTGAAGAATGAAGAGTGCTTATTAATTTTAGCTCAAAAACGCAaagtataatatactatattcaTCACAAAACCAATAGGTAATAAGTctttcttaattacaaaatagaaTACCTACCTT comes from Homalodisca vitripennis isolate AUS2020 unplaced genomic scaffold, UT_GWSS_2.1 ScUCBcl_3750;HRSCAF=9482, whole genome shotgun sequence and encodes:
- the LOC124372662 gene encoding uncharacterized protein LOC124372662, with amino-acid sequence MSLVFTVWLERWFLLLLEKSSLCINLEEQRTVLTLQCTSLKNLVAVTKDLLALRNTEVEQLHNNIQIMDERIHLEKIKQQNILNTLSESARLNEDIKAQYHCQMEMFNDLRARYEEKVALLVVENTQLSRLFAEQTTNMVGGREGIHCDSPEETRESKQLSDVFGQCESEEISTDLANHLNDRKSLCDILTNKEQNIVPRAPSIDKHYKSCPNEVTDTVTEKQKGYGGGEVQVGVIMKPEGDNEEKIATSGPEIIESQERTENVMDKENSRKHRTGGGGDVLSYT